ATAAAACATATCCTTACAATAAAGTGAACAACCATTGTTCTCAGACTTGTACGAATACCCATCGTGTACCAAACATGATCCGGAGATAATGTTTCTACACAACAGTGGAACAAAATAACAGTTACTTAGTTCTAAGATAAATCCTGAAGGGAGACGTAGAGGCATAATGCCGACGGCTTGAGCGGCGATCCCAGCACcgttcccgacgcgcatcatgACTTCATTCTTTGCTAGCTTGCGCACCTTCTGAAGTCCCTGTAtcgagttgcaaatgtgagcaaccgatccggtatcaaatacccaagacttAGAGTTTTCGCTAGCAAGCAAAACGTCAATGACATTAACTTGTATAAAAATTATACCTTTTCCGGTGTTCCCGGTCTTCTTATCTTCCAGATACTTCTTGCAGTTTCTCTTCCAGTGTCATGTGCCCTTGCAGTAGAAGTACTCAGTTTCATTCTTGGCTCCGCCCTTAGAGTTGCTTTGGGAGCCGGTCTTACCggtgcccttgcccttctttggcTTGCCTTTCTTCTTTTTGAAACTGGCGGTTTTGTTCACAAGCAACACTTGCTTGCGATTTTTCCGCAGTCCTCCTTCTGTAGTTTTCAGCATGGCGAGCACCTCTTCCGGTGTCTTCTCCATCCCTGTCATGCTGTAGTTCATGACAAAACCGTCGTAAGACGGGGGGAGTGAAGAAAGAACCATGTCCATCATATGGCCAGGTGGAAGTGGAAATCCCAGGGTTTTAAGCCTTTCAGCATAGCCAATCATTTTGACCACGTGTTCGTCAACTGAACTACCCTCAGCCATCTTGCAATCCATCAAAGCCTTCATGATATCATATCGTTCAGACTTTGCGGTTTCCCTGTACAGAGCATCCAATTCCCGGATCATACCAAGGGGTTTATggaattcaaaacgtttttgaagct
The Aegilops tauschii subsp. strangulata cultivar AL8/78 chromosome 3, Aet v6.0, whole genome shotgun sequence genome window above contains:
- the LOC141042628 gene encoding uncharacterized protein — encoded protein: MLEKEKLAATGNNYGDWVRNLRIVLRSAKKLYVVEYDLPAKPAPEAPEDVRNVWATKDDDHNLVQCLMLACMSLELQKRFEFHKPLGMIRELDALYRETAKSERYDIMKALMDCKMAEGSSVDEHVVKMIGYAERLKTLGFPLPPGHMMDMVLSSLPPSYDGFVMNYSMTGMEKTPEEVLAMLKTTEGGLRKNRKQVLLVNKTASFKKKKGKPKKGKGTGKTGSQSNSKGGAKNETEYFYCKGT